One genomic region from Gossypium hirsutum isolate 1008001.06 chromosome D13, Gossypium_hirsutum_v2.1, whole genome shotgun sequence encodes:
- the LOC107919942 gene encoding proteasome subunit beta type-4 produces MNFMASKQPENSLLGPESDSQRTLYPYVTGTSVVALKYKDGILMAADMGGSYGSTLRYKSVERMKPIGKHSLLGASGEISDFQEILRYLDELILYDNMWDDGNSLGPKEVHNYLTRVMYNRRNKFNPLWNSLVLGGVKNGQKYLGTVSMIGVNFEDNHVATGFGNHLARPILRQEWHENLSFEDGVRLLEKCMRVLLYRDRSAVNKLQIAKITEDGVTISQPYSLKTYWEFSAFENPAQGAIGSW; encoded by the exons ATGAAT TTCATGGCTTCAAAGCAACCCGAAAATAGCTTGCTCGGCCCTGAATCTGACTCTCAAAGGACTCT gTACCCCTATGTGACTGGAACATCTGTTGTGGCTTTAAAGTATAAAGATGGGATTTTGATGGCTGCTGATATGGGAG GTTCTTATGGGTCTACACTGCGGTACAAGAGTGTGGAGCGAATGAAGCCTATTGGCAAGCATTCTCTTCTGGGTGCAAGTGGAGAAATCAGTGATTTCCAAGAGATTTTGCGTTATCTTGATGAGCTTAT CTTGTATGACAATATGTGGGATGATGGCAACTCTTTGGGGCCTAAAGAGGTGCACAATTACTTGACTCGAGTCATGTATAACAGGCGTAACAAGTTCAACCCATTGTGGAACTCCCTTGTACTTGGGGGGGTTAAAAATGGACAAAAGTATCTTGGAACG GTCAGTATGATTGGTGTAAACTTTGAGGACAATCATGTTGCAACTGGGTTTGGAAATCACCTTGCTCGGCCAATTCTTCGTCAAGAGTGGCATGAGAACTTGAGCTTTGAAGATGGTGTTAGACTATTGGAGAAATGCATGCGTGTTCTCCTGTATCGTGATAGATCAGCTGTTAACAAGCTTCAG ATAGCTAAAATTACTGAAGATGGTGTAACAATTTCCCAGCCATATTCATTGAAGACGTACTGGGAATTCTCTGCTTTTGAGAACCCTGCACAGGGTGCTATAGGATCATGGTAG
- the LOC107919943 gene encoding solute carrier family 40 member 3, chloroplastic isoform X1, with translation MAIFAVTNSQLSFNLFNFSVSRREAFISRQAASGIRHRFSSSRWLSLNSPPTNTHSRSFDSFKLRCSITNTDVHFNQVATEDEDLSATDSTTPILQLKSDVLETESLNILTGDTYVDNLLTALPVLSEEEQEALAATPAHPEGLYAFYASCLAGNLVEQLWNFAWPSAIALLHPSLLPVAVMGFFTKLVIIIGGPLVGKLMDHSPRVPSYIFLNAVQASAQLLSVAMIIHAHSVSSASASSSLLHPWFAVLVIAGAIEKLSGVALGVAMERDWVVLLAGTNRPTALAQANAVLNRIDLLCEIAGTSLFGILLSRYDPVTCLKFAAGLMMSSLPVMIGLTWLTNKLSAGVLDRAKCSQSCCRTSAEGPLPDADNLVDTGLKAIKLGWREYIQQPVLPASLAYVLLYFNVVLTPGSLLTTFLTQRGLNPSIIGGFSGLCAFMGVAATFISATLVRRFGILKAGAVGLIFQASLLTIAVAIYQSGPLAQRSPLLFFLCLIVLSRLGHMSYDIVGAQILQTGIPSSKANLIGTTEISVASLAESLMLGIAIIANDVSHFGFLALLSLLSVVGASWIFCRWLLNPTEEQRSLFSFDPQF, from the exons ATGGCAATTTTCGCGGTTACAAATTCTCAGCTCTCTTTCAATTTGTTTAACTTCTCTGTTTCTAGGAGAGAAGCCTTTATATCGAGACAAGCTGCTTCTGGAATTCGCCATCGCTTCTCTTCTAGCCGATGGTTGAGTCTCAACTCCCCTCCTACTAATACTCATAG TCGTAGTTTTGACAGCTTTAAATTGAGATGTTCAATAACAAATACTGATGTGCATTTCAACCAAGTGGCTACTGAGGATGAGGATTTATCAGCAACAGATAGTACAACACCAATACTTCAGCTTAAATCTGATGTTCTTGAGACTGAATCTTTGAATATACTAACTGGGGATACTTATGTAGATAATCTCTTAACAGCTCTCCCA GTATTATCAGAGGAGGAACAGGAAGCTCTCGCTGCAACTCCAGCGCACCCAGAGGGATTATATG CATTTTATGCAAGTTGCTTGGCTGGGAATTTAGTGGAACAGCTTTGGAATTTTGCTTGGCCTTCTGCTATTGCATTGCTTCATCCAAGCCTTCTACCAGTGGCTGTCATGGGATTCTTCACTAAG CTTGTTATTATCATTGGAGGCCCTTTGGTTGGTAAACTTATGGATCATTCTCCTAGAGTACCTTCATATATCTTTTTGAATGCTGTTCAG GCCTCTGCTCAGTTGTTGTCAGTGGCAATGATAATTCATGCTCATTCAGTTTCTTCTGCTTCTGCCTCGTCAAGTCTTCTACATCCTTGGTTTGCTGTGCTAGTGATAGCAGGGGCTATTGAGAAGCTATCTGGAGTGGCACTGGGGGTTGCTATGGAGCGTGACTGGGTTGTGCTG TTAGCTGGAACAAATAGACCAACCGCACTGGCACAAGCAAATGCTGTTCTCAATCGAATTGACCTGCTTTGTGAG ATAGCTGGGACTTCATTATTTGGAATTCTTCTCTCTAGATATGATCCAGTAACATGCTTAAAGTTTGCTGCTGGTTTGATGATGTCGTCATTACCTGTTATG ATTGGTCTGACATGGTTAACAAACAAACTTTCTGCTGGAGTCCTTGACCGTGCTAAATGTTCACAATCCTGTTGCAGAACGTCTGCTGAGGGGCCTCTTCCAGATGCTGATAACCTTG TTGATACTGGTTTGAAAGCCATCAAGCTTGGATGGAGAGAGTACATACAGCAGCCAGTCCTTCCTGCAAGCCTAGCATATGTACTCCTCTACTTCAATGTTGTTCTCACTCCTGGAAGTTTATTGACAACATTTTTAACTCAACGTG GTTTAAATCCATCTATCATTGGGGGGTTTAGTGGATTATGTGCTTTCATGGGTGTTGCAGCAACCTTCATATCTGCAACTTTGGTTAGGAGATTTGGAATTTTAAAG GCTGGAGCAGTTGGATTAATTTTTCAGGCTTCGCTTCTCACCATTGCTGTTGCCATTTATCAGAGTGGACCACTTGCCCAGAGGAGCCCCCTTCTTTTCTTCTTATGTTTGATT GTATTATCAAGGTTGGGACATATGTCATATGATATTGTTGGGGCCCAGATACTGCAAACAGGAATCCCATCATCCAAAGCAAATCTAATTGGAACAACAGAGATTTCTGTTGCTAGTTTAGCGGAGTCTCTAATGTTGGGAATTGCAATAATTGCAAATGATGTTTCCCATTTTGGATTTCTAGCATTGCTGTCGTTGTTATCAGTAGTAGGAGCTTCATGGATATTCTGCCGATGGTTGTTGAATCCTACAGAGGAACAAAGAAGCCTTTTCTCTTTTGATCCGCAGTTTTAG
- the LOC107919943 gene encoding solute carrier family 40 member 3, chloroplastic isoform X2 has protein sequence MAIFAVTNSQLSFNLFNFSVSRREAFISRQAASGIRHRFSSSRWLSLNSPPTNTHSRSFDSFKLRCSITNTDVHFNQVATEDEDLSATDSTTPILQLKSDVLETESLNILTGDTYVDNLLTALPVLSEEEQEALAATPAHPEGLYAFYASCLAGNLVEQLWNFAWPSAIALLHPSLLPVAVMGFFTKLVIIIGGPLVGKLMDHSPRVPSYIFLNAVQASAQLLSVAMIIHAHSVSSASASSSLLHPWFAVLVIAGAIEKLSGVALGVAMERDWVVLLAGTNRPTALAQANAVLNRIDLLCEIAGTSLFGILLSRYDPVTCLKFAAGLMMSSLPVMIGLTWLTNKLSAGVLDRAKCSQSCCRTSAEGPLPDADNLGLNPSIIGGFSGLCAFMGVAATFISATLVRRFGILKAGAVGLIFQASLLTIAVAIYQSGPLAQRSPLLFFLCLIVLSRLGHMSYDIVGAQILQTGIPSSKANLIGTTEISVASLAESLMLGIAIIANDVSHFGFLALLSLLSVVGASWIFCRWLLNPTEEQRSLFSFDPQF, from the exons ATGGCAATTTTCGCGGTTACAAATTCTCAGCTCTCTTTCAATTTGTTTAACTTCTCTGTTTCTAGGAGAGAAGCCTTTATATCGAGACAAGCTGCTTCTGGAATTCGCCATCGCTTCTCTTCTAGCCGATGGTTGAGTCTCAACTCCCCTCCTACTAATACTCATAG TCGTAGTTTTGACAGCTTTAAATTGAGATGTTCAATAACAAATACTGATGTGCATTTCAACCAAGTGGCTACTGAGGATGAGGATTTATCAGCAACAGATAGTACAACACCAATACTTCAGCTTAAATCTGATGTTCTTGAGACTGAATCTTTGAATATACTAACTGGGGATACTTATGTAGATAATCTCTTAACAGCTCTCCCA GTATTATCAGAGGAGGAACAGGAAGCTCTCGCTGCAACTCCAGCGCACCCAGAGGGATTATATG CATTTTATGCAAGTTGCTTGGCTGGGAATTTAGTGGAACAGCTTTGGAATTTTGCTTGGCCTTCTGCTATTGCATTGCTTCATCCAAGCCTTCTACCAGTGGCTGTCATGGGATTCTTCACTAAG CTTGTTATTATCATTGGAGGCCCTTTGGTTGGTAAACTTATGGATCATTCTCCTAGAGTACCTTCATATATCTTTTTGAATGCTGTTCAG GCCTCTGCTCAGTTGTTGTCAGTGGCAATGATAATTCATGCTCATTCAGTTTCTTCTGCTTCTGCCTCGTCAAGTCTTCTACATCCTTGGTTTGCTGTGCTAGTGATAGCAGGGGCTATTGAGAAGCTATCTGGAGTGGCACTGGGGGTTGCTATGGAGCGTGACTGGGTTGTGCTG TTAGCTGGAACAAATAGACCAACCGCACTGGCACAAGCAAATGCTGTTCTCAATCGAATTGACCTGCTTTGTGAG ATAGCTGGGACTTCATTATTTGGAATTCTTCTCTCTAGATATGATCCAGTAACATGCTTAAAGTTTGCTGCTGGTTTGATGATGTCGTCATTACCTGTTATG ATTGGTCTGACATGGTTAACAAACAAACTTTCTGCTGGAGTCCTTGACCGTGCTAAATGTTCACAATCCTGTTGCAGAACGTCTGCTGAGGGGCCTCTTCCAGATGCTGATAACCTTG GTTTAAATCCATCTATCATTGGGGGGTTTAGTGGATTATGTGCTTTCATGGGTGTTGCAGCAACCTTCATATCTGCAACTTTGGTTAGGAGATTTGGAATTTTAAAG GCTGGAGCAGTTGGATTAATTTTTCAGGCTTCGCTTCTCACCATTGCTGTTGCCATTTATCAGAGTGGACCACTTGCCCAGAGGAGCCCCCTTCTTTTCTTCTTATGTTTGATT GTATTATCAAGGTTGGGACATATGTCATATGATATTGTTGGGGCCCAGATACTGCAAACAGGAATCCCATCATCCAAAGCAAATCTAATTGGAACAACAGAGATTTCTGTTGCTAGTTTAGCGGAGTCTCTAATGTTGGGAATTGCAATAATTGCAAATGATGTTTCCCATTTTGGATTTCTAGCATTGCTGTCGTTGTTATCAGTAGTAGGAGCTTCATGGATATTCTGCCGATGGTTGTTGAATCCTACAGAGGAACAAAGAAGCCTTTTCTCTTTTGATCCGCAGTTTTAG